The following are encoded in a window of Streptomyces sp. 11x1 genomic DNA:
- a CDS encoding ATP-binding protein yields MFMMILLGGAAAFFVVAMIMAASSGKKQGQGGGGRSSSSSRSRSSGSSASARREDLRLPYRYADDMIFVHGDSVWTGLVLPTAIDEYLNAGELQAMAEGPPRGLLNLARGDRNVECHYRKVYQPITALTWAEDLNAVAWDPTDNYKAYNLRKAEYQERIGAKRERNILLVKLGSVKRTGGGTGVLSQDDEPHDDAGLLKGVSGAADQVTAAATGVADEYLSPSVVAEWTQVAAEVHESLENLRGTPLTREELVWLIRKPLHGDLPVPPEPVLGSRAWGPNAFDLVVDFSGENRKTHIVLNQYDEITGEQQTSYTTTLVAANWPAETRFRQSTAWARYAAQHVDFPVEIDMRFTLIPYLKFKDRADKIRGNLVDEMNDMANSGRSPDTKLATQVTRAQELVDDIEEHKMPGMEAQIRFTISAPDVKELERRRRVLEMQFKQDLKVTLLRPTRQQWRLLQSQLPGDAPKLPIAPYLRLQEVEQLGAGLPTAGTELGDNPEQRSGKRLGWVGNLVGWAGKMPVHYSLHVGPARNDGGGLAIVGASGGGKSSLALQKFYEESESGVRCLVIDPKTDFAQLCYYLAFGSQVNDPDFAGDAETGLLGTPASKFQPVNPEFWAETEVVDLLKGQAGVLDPWVIARDVPAGRLLAESMLRGFLGDEDYQRVRLPVIEAMATVIGRYNSAIRQAVDQGLTARDADQQVPRPTLWQVVDEVVAAYDHAIATNDREAAKDLKLAQMLLTELRTLPYARLAFAERPQPLSAMRKRRTVITLRGFQSPAASDPRSWNPAERLAATALMAVVELGSQMLDVGYEKNPVTGEIGLRPKALFVDEAYVVTATESGRDLMRRALKQGRSYLAVTVLITQQAIDLVQIEDSEARSGGANQIHTVFAFKQKSAQEASLVAPLLGRPEDDPKVIAALQELRTGVCLQRDADKRVGTVAVDLVFKEILAATDTNGTTRPARQGVNPPLSVWDWTFLQEMTEDPARPTAPETTAPETATV; encoded by the coding sequence ATGTTCATGATGATCCTTCTGGGCGGGGCGGCCGCCTTCTTCGTGGTCGCCATGATCATGGCCGCCTCGTCGGGCAAGAAGCAGGGCCAGGGCGGAGGCGGCAGAAGCTCGTCCTCCTCCCGCTCCAGGTCCTCCGGTTCCTCGGCCTCCGCGCGCCGCGAGGACCTCCGCCTCCCCTACCGCTACGCCGACGACATGATCTTCGTCCACGGCGACTCGGTGTGGACGGGTCTCGTCCTGCCCACCGCCATCGACGAGTACCTCAACGCCGGCGAACTGCAGGCGATGGCCGAGGGCCCGCCGCGCGGTCTGCTCAACCTCGCCCGCGGTGACCGCAACGTCGAGTGCCACTACCGCAAGGTCTACCAGCCGATCACCGCGCTGACCTGGGCGGAGGACCTCAACGCGGTCGCCTGGGACCCGACCGACAACTACAAGGCGTACAACCTGCGCAAGGCCGAGTACCAGGAGCGCATCGGCGCCAAGCGCGAGCGCAACATCCTGCTGGTGAAGCTGGGTTCGGTGAAGCGCACCGGCGGCGGGACGGGTGTGCTGTCGCAGGACGACGAGCCGCACGACGACGCCGGCCTGCTCAAGGGCGTGAGCGGGGCCGCCGACCAGGTCACCGCCGCGGCGACCGGTGTCGCGGACGAGTACCTGTCCCCGTCCGTGGTCGCGGAGTGGACGCAGGTCGCGGCCGAGGTCCACGAGAGCCTGGAGAACCTCCGCGGCACCCCCCTCACCCGCGAGGAGCTGGTCTGGCTGATCCGCAAGCCGCTCCACGGCGACCTGCCAGTCCCGCCCGAGCCGGTGCTCGGCTCGCGCGCCTGGGGTCCCAACGCCTTCGACCTCGTCGTCGACTTCTCCGGTGAGAACCGCAAGACGCACATCGTCCTGAACCAGTACGACGAGATCACCGGCGAGCAGCAGACCAGCTACACGACGACTCTGGTCGCCGCCAACTGGCCCGCGGAGACCCGTTTCCGCCAGTCGACGGCGTGGGCCCGGTACGCCGCGCAGCACGTGGACTTCCCGGTCGAGATCGACATGCGGTTCACGCTCATCCCGTACCTGAAGTTCAAGGACCGCGCCGACAAGATCCGCGGCAACCTCGTCGACGAGATGAACGACATGGCCAACTCCGGCCGCAGCCCCGACACCAAGCTGGCCACCCAGGTGACCCGCGCCCAGGAGCTCGTCGACGACATCGAGGAGCACAAGATGCCGGGGATGGAGGCGCAGATCCGCTTCACGATCTCGGCCCCGGACGTCAAGGAGTTGGAGCGTCGCCGCCGGGTCCTGGAGATGCAGTTCAAGCAGGATCTGAAGGTCACCTTGCTGCGCCCGACCCGCCAGCAGTGGCGCCTGCTGCAGTCCCAGCTCCCGGGCGACGCGCCGAAGCTTCCCATCGCCCCCTACCTCCGCCTCCAGGAAGTGGAGCAGCTGGGCGCCGGACTGCCCACCGCCGGAACGGAGTTGGGCGACAACCCTGAGCAGCGCTCCGGAAAGCGGCTCGGCTGGGTCGGCAACCTGGTCGGCTGGGCGGGCAAGATGCCGGTCCACTACTCCCTGCACGTCGGCCCGGCCCGCAACGACGGCGGTGGCCTCGCCATCGTCGGGGCCTCCGGTGGTGGTAAGTCCTCCCTGGCCCTGCAGAAGTTCTACGAGGAGTCCGAGTCGGGCGTCCGCTGCCTGGTCATCGACCCCAAGACCGACTTCGCCCAGCTCTGCTACTACCTCGCCTTCGGTTCCCAGGTGAACGACCCGGACTTCGCCGGCGACGCGGAGACGGGCCTGCTGGGCACCCCGGCCAGCAAGTTCCAGCCGGTCAACCCGGAGTTCTGGGCGGAGACCGAGGTCGTCGACCTCCTCAAGGGCCAGGCGGGCGTACTGGACCCGTGGGTGATCGCCCGGGACGTCCCGGCCGGTCGTCTCCTCGCGGAGTCCATGCTGCGCGGCTTCCTCGGCGACGAGGACTACCAGCGCGTACGCCTCCCCGTCATCGAGGCGATGGCCACGGTCATCGGCCGCTACAACTCCGCGATCCGGCAGGCGGTGGACCAGGGCCTGACGGCCCGCGACGCCGACCAGCAGGTGCCCCGCCCGACGTTGTGGCAGGTCGTCGACGAGGTCGTGGCGGCGTACGACCACGCGATCGCGACGAACGACCGCGAGGCGGCGAAGGACCTGAAGCTCGCGCAGATGCTCCTCACCGAGCTGCGCACCCTCCCCTACGCCCGGCTCGCCTTCGCCGAGCGCCCGCAGCCGCTGTCCGCGATGCGCAAGCGCCGTACGGTCATCACCCTGCGAGGCTTCCAGTCACCCGCCGCCTCGGACCCGCGCAGCTGGAACCCGGCGGAACGGCTCGCGGCGACGGCCCTCATGGCGGTCGTGGAACTCGGCAGCCAGATGCTCGACGTCGGCTACGAGAAGAACCCGGTGACGGGCGAGATCGGCCTGCGCCCCAAGGCGCTGTTCGTGGACGAGGCGTACGTCGTCACGGCCACGGAGTCGGGCCGCGACCTGATGCGCCGCGCCCTGAAGCAGGGCCGCTCCTACCTTGCGGTCACCGTCCTGATCACCCAGCAGGCCATCGACCTGGTGCAGATCGAGGACTCCGAGGCCCGCAGCGGTGGCGCCAACCAGATCCACACGGTCTTCGCCTTCAAGCAGAAGTCCGCGCAGGAGGCGTCCCTGGTGGCCCCGCTGCTCGGCCGCCCCGAGGACGACCCGAAGGTCATCGCGGCCCTCCAGGAACTCCGCACCGGTGTCTGCCTGCAGCGCGACGCCGACAAGCGCGTCGGTACGGTCGCCGTCGACCTGGTCTTCAAGGAGATCCTCGCGGCCACGGACACCAACGGCACGACCCGCCCGGCCCGCCAGGGGGTCAACCCGCCGCTGAGCGTGTGGGACTGGACGTTCCTGCAGGAGATGACGGAGGACCCGGCGCGCCCCACGGCCCCGGAGACGACGGCCCCGGAGACGGCCACCGTGTGA